Proteins from one Nitrobacteraceae bacterium AZCC 2146 genomic window:
- a CDS encoding metallophosphoesterase (TIGR00282 family) (product_source=TIGR00282; cog=COG1692; ko=KO:K09769; pfam=PF13277; superfamily=56300; tigrfam=TIGR00282), which yields MRILFIGDVVGKTGRHAIADHLPACVRDWKLDLVIVNGENAAGGFGITETIYNDLIDAGADAVTLGNHAWNQKEALVFIERAPRLIRPLNFPRHTPGRGAALIDTKNGARALVINAMGRVFMEPLNDPFSAIGKEIDACPLMEAADAIVVDFHGEASSEKQGMGFFCDGRVSLVVGTHTHVPTADHQILPGGTAYMTDAGMTGDYDSVIGMHKDEPLRRFVTGIPSGRFEPATGPATMSGVAVETDDKTGLALRIAPVRLGGRLEQAVPGFWVS from the coding sequence TTGCGCATTCTTTTCATCGGTGACGTGGTCGGCAAGACCGGTCGCCATGCCATCGCCGACCATTTGCCTGCTTGCGTGCGGGACTGGAAGCTCGATCTCGTCATCGTCAACGGCGAAAACGCTGCCGGCGGCTTCGGCATCACCGAAACGATCTACAATGATTTAATCGATGCGGGTGCTGACGCGGTGACGCTCGGCAACCACGCCTGGAATCAGAAAGAGGCGCTGGTGTTCATCGAACGCGCGCCGCGCCTGATCCGCCCGCTGAATTTCCCGCGCCACACGCCAGGCCGTGGCGCAGCCCTCATTGATACCAAGAACGGCGCCCGCGCGCTGGTCATCAACGCCATGGGCCGCGTCTTCATGGAGCCGCTCAACGATCCCTTCAGCGCCATCGGCAAGGAGATCGACGCCTGTCCGCTGATGGAAGCCGCCGACGCCATCGTGGTGGATTTCCACGGCGAGGCCTCGAGCGAGAAGCAGGGCATGGGTTTTTTCTGCGACGGCCGCGTTAGCCTCGTGGTCGGCACCCATACCCATGTGCCCACCGCCGATCACCAGATCCTGCCCGGCGGCACCGCCTACATGACCGACGCCGGCATGACCGGCGATTATGATTCCGTGATCGGCATGCACAAGGATGAGCCGCTGCGCCGCTTCGTCACCGGCATCCCCTCCGGCCGCTTCGAACCGGCAACCGGTCCGGCAACCATGAGCGGCGTCGCGGTGGAAACCGACGACAAGACCGGACTGGCGCTGCGCATCGCGCCGGTGCGGCTTGGCGGAAGGCTGGAGCAGGCGGTTCCGGGGTTTTGGGTGAGCTGA
- a CDS encoding 5-formyltetrahydrofolate cyclo-ligase (product_source=KO:K01934; cath_funfam=3.40.50.10420; cog=COG0212; ko=KO:K01934; pfam=PF01812; superfamily=100950; tigrfam=TIGR02727) yields MKQTVDARDKLGRDGGEMLDPSSDKPTLRIAALERRAALSSEHRAAAAQAIAARAFPVSIAPGAIVAGYQPIRSEFDPVPLMQALAAQGAQLALPVIIARDEPLMFRVWSPADDLVRGSLGILEPPPEAPQLMPDIVLVPLAAFDRAGHRIGYGAGHYDRTFEQLRAAKPFIAVGVAFDVQEIEAIPMQPHDVKLDYVLTEARTIDFRSI; encoded by the coding sequence ATGAAACAAACGGTGGATGCCCGGGACAAGCTTGGACGCGACGGTGGTGAGATGCTCGACCCTTCCTCAGACAAACCCACGCTTCGTATCGCCGCCCTCGAACGCCGCGCGGCGCTGTCGAGTGAGCACCGCGCCGCCGCCGCGCAGGCGATCGCGGCGCGCGCATTCCCCGTCTCCATCGCCCCCGGCGCCATCGTTGCCGGTTATCAGCCGATCCGTAGCGAGTTCGATCCGGTCCCACTGATGCAGGCGCTCGCGGCCCAGGGCGCGCAGCTCGCGCTGCCCGTCATCATCGCGCGCGACGAGCCGTTGATGTTTCGGGTCTGGTCCCCGGCCGACGATCTGGTCCGCGGTTCGCTCGGCATTCTCGAGCCACCGCCGGAGGCGCCGCAGCTGATGCCGGATATCGTGCTGGTGCCGCTCGCTGCCTTCGACCGCGCCGGCCATCGCATCGGTTATGGCGCCGGCCACTACGACCGCACTTTTGAGCAATTGCGCGCCGCAAAACCCTTCATCGCCGTCGGCGTCGCCTTCGACGTCCAGGAAATCGAGGCGATTCCGATGCAGCCGCACGACGTAAAGCTGGATTATGTGCTAACCGAAGCGCGAACGATCGATTTCCGGAGCATCTGA
- a CDS encoding cell division protein ZapA (product_source=KO:K09888; cog=COG3027; ko=KO:K09888; pfam=PF05164; superfamily=102829) encodes MSHVNVTINGRQYRMACEEGQETRLLRLAESLESRVENLRGKFGEIGDARLTVMAALTVADELFDANQQVRALQEELAALRDVRVAAADRARATQTAVAAALNVAADRIEKTTQVLNRTIGGGVAIG; translated from the coding sequence ATGAGCCACGTCAACGTCACCATCAATGGTCGACAGTACCGAATGGCCTGCGAAGAGGGCCAGGAGACAAGGTTGCTGCGGCTCGCCGAAAGCCTGGAATCCCGCGTCGAAAACCTGCGCGGCAAGTTCGGCGAGATCGGCGACGCCCGCCTCACGGTGATGGCAGCATTGACCGTGGCCGACGAACTGTTCGACGCCAATCAGCAGGTCCGCGCGCTGCAGGAAGAACTCGCAGCCCTGCGCGACGTCCGCGTCGCCGCCGCCGACCGTGCCCGCGCGACGCAGACCGCCGTGGCTGCCGCCCTGAACGTCGCCGCAGACCGCATCGAGAAAACCACGCAGGTCCTCAACCGCACCATCGGCGGCGGCGTGGCGATCGGGTAG
- a CDS encoding NAD-dependent DNA ligase (product_source=COG0272; cog=COG0272; pfam=PF13747; smart=SM01071; superfamily=57997) → MIERPAHRAASPDPANGGAAEIDAATRRLMAALDALESAVERRREADRDEDELATRIQALGADRSRLADELDGTLVKSRKLERANREIADKLDAAIGTIRAVLDADNPHE, encoded by the coding sequence ATGATTGAACGACCCGCCCATCGCGCTGCCAGCCCGGATCCCGCTAATGGCGGGGCGGCGGAGATTGACGCGGCGACACGGCGGCTGATGGCGGCACTGGATGCGCTGGAGAGCGCCGTGGAGCGGCGGCGCGAGGCCGACCGCGACGAGGACGAGTTGGCAACGCGGATCCAGGCGCTGGGCGCCGACCGTTCGCGGCTTGCCGACGAACTCGACGGCACCTTGGTGAAATCGCGCAAGCTTGAGCGCGCCAATCGCGAAATCGCCGACAAGCTCGATGCGGCGATCGGCACCATCCGCGCCGTGCTCGATGCGGACAATCCTCATGAGTGA
- a CDS encoding transketolase (product_source=KO:K00615; cath_funfam=3.40.50.920,3.40.50.970; cog=COG0021; ko=KO:K00615; pfam=PF00456,PF02779,PF02780; superfamily=52518; tigrfam=TIGR00232), with the protein MAQVDHSKMANAIRALAMDGVEKAKSGHPGLPMGAADMATVLFTQFLKFDAADPRWPDRDRFILSAGHGSMLLYALLYLTGNEDITLDQLKSFRQLHSKTPGHPENFMTAGVETTTGPLGQGVASSVGTALAERLLAAEYGDIVDHYTYVLCSDGDLMEGVSHEAAALAGHLKLSKLIFLHDDNGISIDGPLSLSDSVDQVARFKAYGWNAVHVDGHDQTAIAAAIKQAQTSDRPSFIACKTTIGFGAPTRAGTSKAHGEPLGAEELAGAKKALGWDYGPFEVPDDVLQAWRSVGKQGASAHADWRARFDARPDAERSEFMRRVIDRKRPAALADAIRKLKQKLVDEPQTIATRKASELALEALVTVMPELLLGSADLTPSNNTRTKNAKDVKPGDFSGRYIHYGIREMGMAAAMNGISQHGGFAPAGGTFMCFTDYARPSMRIAALCHVSVVYIMTHDSIGLGEDGPTHQPVEHLASLRAMPNMRVFRPADAVETAECWQLALENTTGPTVLALSRQNLTPARTVHHEDNLCSHGAYELIPAQGKAHVSLFASGSEVEIAVVAQKQLAERGIATRVVSVPSLELLLQQPADRRHAIIGEAPVKIAIEAAVRFGWDAVIGPEGSFIGMSTFGASAPAKELYKYFGITAEAVVEAATRHHNAA; encoded by the coding sequence ATGGCGCAGGTTGATCACTCGAAGATGGCCAACGCGATTCGCGCGCTCGCCATGGATGGTGTCGAAAAGGCAAAATCCGGCCATCCTGGCTTGCCCATGGGTGCAGCCGATATGGCCACAGTGCTGTTCACGCAATTTCTGAAATTCGACGCAGCCGATCCCCGATGGCCGGATCGCGATCGCTTTATCCTGTCGGCCGGACATGGTTCGATGCTGCTGTATGCGCTGCTGTACCTGACCGGCAACGAAGACATTACGCTCGACCAGCTCAAGAGTTTCCGCCAGTTGCATTCCAAGACTCCCGGCCATCCCGAGAACTTCATGACGGCCGGCGTCGAGACCACCACCGGCCCGCTCGGCCAGGGCGTCGCGTCATCGGTCGGAACTGCGCTGGCCGAACGGCTGCTGGCCGCCGAGTATGGCGACATCGTCGACCACTATACTTACGTGCTGTGCTCCGACGGCGACCTGATGGAAGGCGTCAGCCATGAGGCGGCGGCGCTCGCCGGTCACCTGAAGCTCTCGAAGCTGATCTTCCTCCACGACGACAACGGCATCTCCATCGACGGCCCGCTGTCACTGTCGGACAGCGTCGACCAGGTGGCGCGCTTCAAGGCCTATGGCTGGAACGCCGTGCATGTCGATGGTCACGACCAGACCGCGATCGCCGCGGCGATCAAGCAGGCACAGACCTCGGATCGGCCCTCGTTCATCGCCTGCAAGACCACCATCGGCTTCGGCGCGCCGACCCGCGCGGGCACCTCGAAGGCGCACGGCGAGCCGCTTGGCGCCGAAGAACTCGCCGGCGCCAAGAAGGCGCTGGGCTGGGACTACGGACCGTTCGAAGTCCCCGACGACGTGTTGCAGGCCTGGCGCAGCGTCGGCAAGCAGGGCGCCAGCGCCCATGCCGACTGGCGTGCGCGCTTCGATGCGCGGCCGGATGCCGAGCGCAGCGAATTCATGCGGCGTGTGATCGACCGCAAGCGTCCTGCGGCACTCGCCGACGCGATCCGCAAGCTGAAGCAGAAGCTGGTTGACGAGCCGCAGACCATCGCGACGCGCAAGGCCAGCGAACTGGCGCTCGAGGCGCTGGTCACGGTGATGCCGGAATTGCTGCTCGGCTCCGCCGATCTGACGCCGTCCAACAACACCCGCACCAAGAATGCCAAGGATGTGAAGCCTGGCGATTTCAGCGGTCGCTACATCCACTATGGCATCCGCGAGATGGGCATGGCTGCGGCGATGAACGGCATTTCCCAGCATGGCGGCTTTGCGCCGGCCGGCGGCACCTTCATGTGCTTTACGGATTATGCGCGCCCCTCGATGCGGATTGCGGCGCTGTGCCACGTGTCGGTGGTTTACATCATGACGCACGATTCCATCGGACTCGGCGAAGACGGCCCGACCCACCAGCCGGTGGAGCATCTGGCGTCGCTGCGCGCGATGCCGAACATGCGCGTGTTCCGCCCGGCGGATGCGGTTGAGACCGCGGAATGCTGGCAGCTCGCGCTGGAAAACACCACCGGACCGACGGTGCTGGCGTTGTCACGGCAGAACCTGACGCCGGCGCGCACCGTTCATCACGAGGACAATCTGTGCAGCCATGGCGCCTACGAGCTGATCCCCGCGCAGGGCAAGGCCCATGTGTCGCTCTTTGCCTCGGGTTCCGAGGTCGAGATCGCCGTCGTCGCACAGAAGCAACTTGCAGAACGCGGCATTGCGACGCGCGTGGTGTCCGTGCCGTCGCTTGAGCTGCTGCTGCAGCAGCCGGCCGACCGTCGTCATGCCATTATCGGCGAGGCGCCCGTCAAGATCGCGATCGAGGCCGCGGTGCGGTTCGGCTGGGATGCCGTGATCGGGCCGGAGGGGTCGTTTATCGGCATGAGCACATTCGGTGCCAGTGCGCCAGCCAAGGAACTCTACAAGTATTTCGGCATCACCGCCGAGGCTGTTGTGGAGGCCGCGACGCGGCATCATAACGCAGCTTAA
- a CDS encoding glyceraldehyde 3-phosphate dehydrogenase (product_source=KO:K00134; cath_funfam=3.30.360.10,3.40.50.720; cog=COG0057; ko=KO:K00134; pfam=PF00044,PF02800; smart=SM00846; superfamily=51735,55347; tigrfam=TIGR01534), translating to MAVRVSINGFGRIGRNVLRAIYESNRTDIEVVAINDLGPVDTNAHLLRFDSVHGRFPGEVKVDGDTIDIGRGKIKVTAVRDPNTLPWKDLGIDIALECTGIFSAKAKATSHLTAGAKRVLVSAPSDGADATIVYGVNHKTLTKEHLVVSNGSCTTNCLAPVAKVLNEAVGIETGFMTTIHAYTGDQPTLDTLHSDLYRGRAAAMSMIPTSTGAAKAIGLVMPELAGKLDGVSIRVPTPNVSVIDLKIVAKKATTKEEINAAFKAAAEGELKGILGTTIYPNVSIDFNHDPHSSTFAFDQTKVQGGTLVRVLSWYDNEWGFSNRMADTAVAMGKLI from the coding sequence ATGGCAGTCCGGGTTTCGATCAACGGGTTTGGCCGCATCGGCCGCAACGTCCTGCGGGCGATCTATGAGTCCAATCGCACCGACATCGAAGTCGTCGCCATCAATGATCTCGGCCCGGTCGATACCAACGCCCACCTGCTGCGCTTCGACTCCGTGCATGGCCGCTTCCCCGGCGAAGTGAAAGTCGATGGCGACACCATCGACATCGGCCGCGGCAAGATCAAGGTCACCGCGGTGCGCGATCCCAACACGCTGCCGTGGAAGGATCTCGGCATCGACATCGCGCTGGAATGCACCGGCATCTTCAGCGCCAAGGCGAAAGCCACGTCGCATCTCACCGCAGGCGCCAAGCGCGTGCTGGTGTCGGCGCCCTCCGACGGCGCCGATGCGACCATCGTCTACGGCGTCAACCACAAGACGCTGACCAAGGAACATCTCGTCGTCTCGAATGGCTCCTGCACCACGAACTGCCTGGCGCCGGTCGCCAAAGTGCTGAACGAAGCGGTCGGCATCGAAACCGGCTTCATGACCACGATCCACGCGTATACCGGCGACCAGCCGACGCTGGACACGCTGCACAGCGACCTCTATCGCGGCCGCGCCGCGGCGATGTCGATGATCCCGACCTCGACCGGTGCCGCCAAGGCGATCGGCCTGGTGATGCCGGAACTGGCCGGCAAGCTCGACGGCGTCTCGATCCGCGTGCCTACCCCGAACGTCTCGGTGATCGATCTGAAGATCGTCGCCAAGAAGGCGACGACGAAGGAAGAGATCAACGCCGCGTTCAAGGCCGCCGCCGAAGGCGAGCTGAAGGGCATTCTGGGCACCACGATCTATCCGAACGTCTCGATCGACTTCAACCATGATCCGCATTCCTCGACCTTCGCCTTCGACCAGACCAAGGTGCAGGGCGGAACGCTGGTCCGCGTGCTCAGCTGGTACGACAACGAATGGGGCTTCTCCAACCGCATGGCCGACACCGCCGTGGCGATGGGCAAGCTGATCTGA
- a CDS encoding phosphoglycerate kinase (product_source=KO:K00927; cath_funfam=3.40.50.1260; cog=COG0126; ko=KO:K00927; pfam=PF00162; superfamily=53748), whose translation MTKTFHTLDDVDVKGKRVLVRVDLNVPMDNGRVSDATRLERIAPGIIEIAGKGGRVILLAHFGRPKGRDPKESLKPVAAALADVLNKPVAFADDCVGDAATKAVAAMKDGDILCLENTRFHPGEEKNDPAFVAELAKLGDIWVNDAFSAAHRAHASTEGLGHALPAYAGRTMQAELDALSKALDAPTRPVIAVVGGAKVSSKIDLLENLVTKVDALVIGGGMANTFLHAQGVGVGKSLCEKDLAATALRIIDKADAAGCAIILPVDAVVAYHFAANTPSHAYGLDAIPEDGMILDVGPQSIVRINAAIDDAATLVWNGPVGAFELTPFDRGTVGAAKHAAARTKARKLTSVAGGGDTVAALNHAGVADDFSYISTAGGAFLEWMEGKPLPGVDVLRLR comes from the coding sequence ATGACCAAAACATTCCACACCCTCGACGACGTCGATGTGAAGGGCAAACGCGTCCTCGTGCGCGTCGATCTCAACGTGCCCATGGACAATGGCCGCGTCAGCGATGCCACGCGCCTGGAGCGCATCGCGCCGGGGATCATCGAGATCGCCGGCAAGGGCGGCAGAGTGATCCTGCTCGCACATTTCGGCCGGCCGAAGGGCCGCGATCCCAAGGAATCGCTGAAGCCGGTGGCCGCCGCGCTCGCCGACGTCCTCAACAAGCCGGTGGCATTTGCCGACGATTGTGTCGGCGACGCCGCAACCAAGGCTGTCGCCGCGATGAAGGATGGCGACATCCTTTGCCTCGAGAATACGCGCTTCCATCCCGGCGAAGAGAAGAACGATCCGGCCTTCGTGGCTGAGCTGGCGAAGCTCGGCGACATCTGGGTCAACGACGCGTTCTCCGCCGCGCACCGCGCCCACGCCTCCACCGAAGGCCTCGGCCACGCATTGCCCGCCTATGCCGGCCGCACCATGCAGGCCGAGCTCGACGCCCTCAGCAAGGCGCTGGACGCGCCGACCAGGCCGGTGATCGCCGTCGTCGGCGGCGCCAAGGTTTCGTCCAAGATCGACCTTTTGGAAAACCTCGTCACCAAGGTCGATGCGCTCGTCATCGGCGGCGGCATGGCCAACACCTTCCTGCATGCTCAGGGCGTCGGCGTCGGCAAGTCGCTGTGCGAGAAAGATCTTGCCGCGACTGCGCTGCGCATCATCGACAAGGCCGACGCTGCCGGCTGTGCCATCATCCTGCCAGTGGACGCGGTGGTCGCATATCATTTCGCCGCCAACACGCCGTCGCATGCTTACGGCCTCGATGCGATCCCGGAAGACGGCATGATCCTCGACGTCGGCCCGCAGTCGATCGTGCGGATCAACGCCGCGATCGACGACGCCGCGACATTGGTCTGGAACGGCCCGGTCGGCGCCTTCGAGCTGACGCCGTTCGACCGTGGCACCGTGGGCGCAGCAAAGCATGCAGCTGCGCGCACCAAAGCCCGCAAGCTGACTTCCGTCGCCGGCGGCGGCGATACGGTGGCGGCACTGAACCATGCTGGCGTTGCCGATGATTTTTCCTACATCTCGACCGCGGGTGGCGCCTTCCTGGAATGGATGGAAGGCAAACCGCTTCCGGGAGTCGATGTTTTGCGGCTACGCTAG
- a CDS encoding fructose-bisphosphate aldolase class II (product_source=KO:K01624; cath_funfam=3.20.20.70; cog=COG0191; ko=KO:K01624; pfam=PF01116; superfamily=51569; tigrfam=TIGR01521): MARITLRQLLDHAAEHDYGVPAFNINNMEQALAIMDAASSVDAPVIIQASRGARSYANDIMLKHMMDAVTEIYPQIPVCVHLDHGNGPATCMTAIQAGFTSVMMDGSLKADGKTAADWDYNVGVTKTVTDMAHLGGISVEGELGVLGSLESGMGEAEDGHGAEGQLSHDQLLTNPDEAVKFVKETQVDALAIAMGTSHGAYKFTRKPDGDILAMNVIEEIHRKLPNTHLVMHGSSSVPQDLQDIINTYGGEMKPTWGVPVSEIQRGIKHGVRKINIDTDNRMAMTGQIRKILSENPSEFDPRKYLKPAMEAMVKLCKQRLQEFNTAGQASKFKTVLTTADMAKRYASGELAAKVA, from the coding sequence ATGGCCCGCATCACGTTGCGTCAACTGCTCGATCATGCGGCCGAGCACGACTACGGCGTGCCGGCCTTCAATATCAACAACATGGAACAGGCGCTGGCCATCATGGATGCTGCTTCCAGCGTCGATGCGCCGGTGATCATCCAGGCCTCGCGCGGCGCCCGCTCCTATGCCAACGACATCATGCTGAAGCACATGATGGATGCGGTGACGGAGATCTACCCGCAGATTCCGGTCTGCGTGCATCTCGATCACGGCAATGGACCAGCGACTTGCATGACCGCGATCCAGGCCGGCTTCACCTCGGTGATGATGGACGGCTCGCTGAAGGCCGACGGCAAGACCGCCGCCGACTGGGACTACAATGTCGGCGTCACCAAGACCGTGACCGACATGGCGCATCTCGGTGGCATTTCGGTGGAAGGCGAACTCGGCGTGCTCGGCTCGCTGGAGAGCGGCATGGGCGAGGCGGAAGACGGCCATGGCGCCGAGGGGCAGCTGTCGCACGACCAGCTACTGACCAATCCCGACGAGGCCGTAAAATTCGTCAAGGAGACCCAGGTCGATGCGCTGGCGATCGCGATGGGCACTTCACACGGCGCCTACAAGTTCACCCGCAAGCCGGACGGCGACATTCTCGCCATGAACGTGATCGAGGAAATCCACCGCAAGCTGCCGAACACCCATCTGGTGATGCACGGCTCCTCCTCGGTGCCGCAGGACCTGCAGGACATCATCAACACCTATGGCGGCGAGATGAAGCCGACCTGGGGCGTTCCGGTGTCCGAGATCCAGCGCGGCATCAAGCACGGCGTCCGCAAGATCAACATCGACACCGACAACCGCATGGCAATGACCGGGCAGATCCGCAAAATCCTCAGCGAAAACCCCAGCGAATTCGATCCGCGCAAATATCTGAAGCCGGCAATGGAAGCGATGGTGAAGCTCTGCAAGCAGCGCCTGCAGGAATTCAATACCGCCGGCCAGGCCAGCAAGTTCAAGACCGTGCTGACCACGGCGGACATGGCCAAGCGCTATGCGTCCGGGGAACTGGCGGCGAAGGTCGCCTGA
- a CDS encoding AmiR/NasT family two-component response regulator (product_source=COG3707; cog=COG3707; pfam=PF11455) — MTDGAKRVRKHREKMKAAGLKPVTIWVPDVNAPGFKEQVARDIAIINASADEKAILEELSNIEIEGWK, encoded by the coding sequence GTGACCGACGGAGCAAAGCGGGTCCGGAAGCACCGGGAAAAGATGAAGGCCGCCGGCCTGAAGCCGGTGACGATCTGGGTCCCGGACGTCAACGCGCCAGGATTCAAGGAACAGGTCGCGCGCGACATAGCAATCATCAATGCCAGCGCCGACGAAAAGGCTATCCTTGAAGAGCTTTCGAATATCGAAATCGAAGGCTGGAAGTGA
- a CDS encoding mRNA interferase MazF (product_source=KO:K07171; cog=COG2337; ko=KO:K07171; pfam=PF02452; superfamily=50118): MKRGDLVTVVMQGAYEKARPAVVIQATWVEGLDSVTFLPLSSEVLMARTFRILVEPTIGNGLQVRSQVMADKCATLPLAKVGDVFGSLAPTDLERVDRAFAIFTGLA; the protein is encoded by the coding sequence GTGAAGCGCGGCGACTTGGTGACGGTCGTTATGCAGGGCGCTTATGAAAAGGCACGACCGGCGGTCGTTATTCAGGCAACTTGGGTCGAAGGTCTGGACTCCGTCACTTTCTTGCCATTAAGCAGCGAAGTCCTCATGGCCCGGACCTTTCGTATTTTGGTCGAACCGACAATTGGAAATGGCCTGCAAGTCAGATCTCAGGTTATGGCTGACAAGTGCGCTACGCTGCCACTGGCCAAGGTAGGCGACGTCTTTGGAAGTCTAGCTCCTACTGATTTGGAACGGGTTGACCGCGCATTTGCGATTTTCACGGGACTTGCCTGA
- a CDS encoding fructose-bisphosphate aldolase class I (product_source=KO:K01623; cath_funfam=3.20.20.70; cog=COG3588; ko=KO:K01623; pfam=PF00274; superfamily=51569) — protein MNLADLNKVALAMVAPGKGILAADESSGTIKKRFDVIGVESTEESRRDYREMLFRSKQAMSSYISGVILYDETIWQNAKDGTPLVKLIEQAGCIPGIKVDEGTQALPNCPGELITAGLDKLAERLAKYYAQGARFAKWRAVIDIGKDIPSMTAISVNAHALARYAALCQAAQIVPIVEPEVLMDGDHDIDRCVEVTQRVLNKTFQELRIQRVALEGMVLKPNMAISGKKSKTQASVQEVAEKTVRMLKNCVPAAVPGIAFLSGGQSDTDATAHLDAMHRIGGLPWPLTFSYGRALQAAPQKAWAGKAENVAAGQQAFAHRARMNSLASKGEWTADQETKKAA, from the coding sequence ATGAACCTCGCCGATCTCAACAAAGTCGCTCTGGCCATGGTGGCACCCGGCAAGGGTATCCTCGCCGCGGACGAATCCTCGGGCACCATCAAGAAGCGTTTTGACGTGATCGGCGTGGAGTCCACGGAAGAGTCGCGCCGCGACTATCGCGAAATGCTGTTCCGCTCCAAACAGGCGATGAGCAGCTACATCTCCGGCGTCATCCTCTACGACGAGACGATCTGGCAAAATGCCAAGGACGGCACACCATTGGTGAAGCTGATCGAACAGGCCGGATGCATTCCCGGCATCAAGGTCGACGAAGGCACGCAGGCGTTGCCGAATTGCCCGGGGGAACTGATCACCGCCGGCCTCGACAAGCTCGCCGAGCGGCTTGCCAAGTATTATGCGCAGGGCGCGCGCTTCGCGAAATGGCGCGCGGTGATCGATATCGGCAAGGACATCCCGAGCATGACGGCGATCTCCGTCAATGCGCATGCGCTGGCGCGTTACGCAGCGCTGTGCCAGGCCGCGCAGATCGTGCCCATCGTCGAGCCGGAAGTGCTGATGGACGGCGATCACGACATCGACCGCTGCGTCGAGGTCACCCAGCGCGTGCTCAACAAGACATTCCAGGAATTGCGGATCCAGCGCGTCGCGCTGGAGGGCATGGTCCTGAAGCCGAACATGGCGATCTCCGGCAAGAAGTCGAAGACGCAAGCAAGCGTACAGGAAGTCGCCGAGAAGACCGTGCGGATGCTGAAGAACTGCGTGCCAGCGGCGGTGCCTGGCATCGCATTCCTGTCCGGCGGACAATCAGATACAGACGCCACCGCGCATCTCGACGCCATGCACCGGATCGGCGGATTGCCGTGGCCGCTGACCTTCTCCTATGGCCGCGCGCTGCAGGCCGCGCCGCAAAAGGCGTGGGCCGGCAAGGCCGAGAATGTTGCCGCCGGCCAGCAGGCCTTCGCCCATCGCGCGCGGATGAATTCACTCGCCAGCAAGGGCGAGTGGACGGCCGATCAAGAAACAAAAAAGGCGGCATAG